The following proteins come from a genomic window of Corallococcus sp. NCRR:
- a CDS encoding phosphoketolase family protein produces MAGPLSDEELGKIDAYWRAANYLSIGQIYLKDNPLLERPLTREDIKPRLLGHFGTTPGLNFIYVHLNRIIRNHRANMMYLIGPGHGAPGIIANTFLEGSYTELYPNIERNRDGMKRLFRQFSWPYGVPSHDAPEVPGSISEGGELGYALLHAYGAVLDNPDLIVPCVVGDGEAETGALAASWHSNKFINPITDGAVLPILHLNGYKIANPTVLARIDHDELEALFKGYGYTPYFLEGDDPKDMHQRMAQVLDTLYAEITRIQRHAREKNDPTRPRWPMLVLRTPKGWTGPKVVDGKPVEGTWRAHQVPLEEVRDNPEHLKILEEWLHSYRPRELFDANGTFREELADIAPKGRLRMGVNVHSNGGQLLVPLVLPAFRDYAVDPGVPGSRQVSATRVLGGYLRDVMRHNLATRNFRMFAPDENASNRLQDVYAVSGKAWDAKQEPTDENLSVDGRVMEVLSEHLCQGWLEGYLLTGRHGFFSCYEAFIHIIDSMFNQHAKWIKSAKELPWRKPIASLNYLLSSHVWRQDHNGFSHQDPGFIDHVANKKADTVRIYLPPDANTLLSVTDHCLRSKNYVNLIIAGKQLSPVWLDMESAVRHCAAGIGAWDWAGNDDGDPDVVMACAGDVPTMETLAAVTLLREWAPELKVRVVNVVDVFTLAPVQVHPHGLNEEDFNRLFTTDKPVVFAFHGYPTLVHKLTYNRANHGNIHVHGFKEEGTTTTPFDMTVLNDMDRFTLALDAIRHSKAARHRLDDAEQRFSEVRQRHKLYVSEHGEDMPEVADWKWTAR; encoded by the coding sequence ATGGCGGGTCCGCTGAGTGACGAGGAGCTTGGGAAGATCGACGCCTACTGGCGCGCGGCGAACTACCTGTCCATCGGGCAGATCTACCTCAAGGACAATCCGCTGCTGGAGCGGCCCCTCACCCGCGAGGACATCAAGCCGCGCCTCCTGGGCCACTTCGGCACCACGCCCGGCCTCAACTTCATCTACGTCCACCTGAACCGCATCATCCGGAACCACCGGGCCAACATGATGTATCTCATTGGCCCCGGACACGGCGCGCCCGGCATCATCGCGAACACGTTCCTCGAAGGCTCCTACACGGAGCTGTATCCCAACATCGAGCGCAACCGCGACGGCATGAAGCGCCTGTTCCGCCAGTTCTCCTGGCCCTACGGCGTCCCCAGCCACGACGCGCCGGAGGTCCCCGGCTCCATCAGCGAAGGCGGCGAGCTGGGCTACGCGCTCCTCCACGCGTACGGCGCCGTGCTGGACAACCCGGACCTCATCGTCCCGTGCGTCGTCGGCGACGGTGAAGCGGAGACAGGCGCGCTCGCCGCGAGCTGGCACTCCAACAAGTTCATCAACCCCATCACCGACGGCGCCGTGCTGCCCATCCTGCACCTCAACGGGTACAAGATCGCCAACCCCACGGTGCTCGCCCGCATCGACCATGACGAGTTGGAGGCCCTCTTCAAGGGCTACGGCTACACGCCCTACTTCCTGGAGGGCGACGACCCGAAGGACATGCACCAGCGGATGGCGCAGGTGCTGGACACCCTCTACGCGGAGATCACGCGCATCCAGCGCCACGCCCGCGAGAAGAACGACCCCACCCGGCCCCGCTGGCCCATGCTCGTGCTGCGCACGCCCAAGGGGTGGACGGGACCGAAGGTGGTGGATGGCAAGCCCGTGGAGGGCACGTGGCGCGCGCACCAGGTGCCGCTGGAGGAGGTGCGCGACAACCCCGAGCACCTGAAGATCCTCGAAGAGTGGCTCCACAGCTACCGACCGCGCGAGCTGTTCGACGCGAATGGCACCTTCCGCGAGGAGCTGGCGGACATCGCGCCCAAGGGCCGGCTGCGCATGGGCGTCAACGTGCACTCGAACGGTGGACAGCTGCTGGTGCCGCTCGTGCTGCCAGCCTTCCGGGACTACGCGGTCGACCCGGGCGTGCCCGGCTCCAGGCAGGTCAGCGCCACCCGGGTGCTGGGCGGGTACCTGCGGGACGTGATGCGCCACAACCTGGCGACCCGGAACTTCCGCATGTTCGCCCCGGACGAGAACGCGTCCAACCGGCTCCAGGACGTGTACGCCGTCAGCGGCAAGGCCTGGGACGCGAAGCAGGAGCCCACGGACGAGAACCTCTCCGTCGACGGCCGCGTGATGGAGGTCCTGAGCGAGCACCTGTGCCAGGGCTGGCTGGAGGGGTACCTGCTCACCGGACGCCACGGCTTCTTCTCCTGCTACGAGGCGTTCATCCACATCATCGATTCGATGTTCAACCAGCACGCCAAGTGGATCAAAAGCGCGAAGGAATTGCCGTGGCGCAAGCCCATCGCGTCGTTGAACTACCTGCTCAGCTCGCACGTGTGGCGGCAGGACCACAACGGGTTCTCCCACCAGGACCCGGGCTTCATCGACCACGTGGCCAACAAGAAGGCGGACACGGTGCGCATCTACCTGCCGCCGGACGCGAACACGCTCTTGTCGGTGACGGACCACTGCCTGCGCTCGAAGAACTACGTGAACCTCATCATCGCGGGGAAGCAGCTGTCGCCGGTGTGGCTGGACATGGAGAGCGCGGTGCGCCACTGCGCGGCGGGCATTGGCGCGTGGGACTGGGCGGGCAATGACGACGGCGACCCGGACGTGGTGATGGCCTGCGCGGGTGACGTGCCCACCATGGAGACGCTGGCCGCGGTGACGCTGCTGCGCGAGTGGGCCCCGGAGCTCAAGGTGCGCGTGGTCAACGTGGTGGATGTGTTCACGCTCGCGCCCGTGCAGGTGCATCCGCACGGGCTCAACGAGGAGGACTTCAACCGCCTGTTCACCACGGACAAGCCCGTGGTGTTCGCGTTCCATGGCTACCCCACGCTCGTGCACAAGCTCACGTACAACCGGGCCAACCACGGCAACATCCACGTGCACGGGTTCAAGGAAGAGGGCACCACGACGACGCCGTTCGACATGACGGTGCTCAACGACATGGACCGCTTCACCCTGGCGCTGGATGCCATCCGGCACTCGAAGGCCGCGAGGCACCGGCTGGACGACGCGGAGCAGCGCTTCTCCGAGGTGCGCCAGCGGCACAAGCTCTACGTGTCGGAGCACGGCGAGGACATGCCCGAGGTGGCCGACTGGAAATGGACCGCGCGATGA
- a CDS encoding acetate/propionate family kinase — MSDPGAVLAINSGSSSLKFGLYVEQGGQETVRFKGSATHIGAEQGRLVVKDGAGKPVRAVDVRHPSQEDALDEAVRHLEELGGERPRAIGHRVVHGGPHLRKHQALTPEVMKALEEATHFAPLHIPPALRLIRATQRQFPGVPQFICFDTAFHATMPEVASTFPLPRSVRDQGVQRYGFHGLSYESIVARLEPQVPARTVVAHLGNGASLVALDHGRSVDTSMGFTPTGGIPSGTRTGDLDPGVLLFLMRTGGMDADALERLVNRDAGLRGLSEGTSDMQALTRDAAAGNAAAALAVDVFTRSIAKTVGAYAAVLGGLDLLVFTGGIGENSARVREGACARLGHLGIQLDARRNEASAEVITTDASPCPVRVLPSDEEVQLARHTRRLLRG; from the coding sequence ATGAGTGACCCGGGCGCGGTGCTGGCCATCAACAGCGGCTCGTCGTCGCTGAAGTTCGGCCTCTACGTCGAACAGGGCGGCCAGGAGACGGTGCGCTTCAAGGGCAGCGCGACCCATATCGGCGCGGAGCAGGGACGGCTGGTCGTGAAGGACGGCGCGGGGAAGCCGGTGCGCGCGGTGGACGTGCGGCATCCGTCACAGGAGGACGCGCTCGATGAGGCCGTGCGCCACCTGGAGGAGCTGGGCGGAGAGCGGCCCCGCGCCATCGGGCACCGGGTGGTGCATGGCGGGCCCCACCTGCGCAAGCATCAGGCCCTGACGCCGGAGGTGATGAAGGCGCTGGAGGAGGCGACGCACTTCGCGCCGCTGCACATCCCTCCGGCGCTGCGGCTCATCCGGGCCACGCAGCGGCAGTTCCCGGGCGTGCCGCAGTTCATCTGCTTCGACACGGCCTTCCACGCGACGATGCCGGAGGTCGCGTCGACGTTCCCCCTGCCCCGCTCCGTGAGGGACCAGGGCGTGCAGCGGTACGGCTTCCATGGCCTGTCGTATGAGTCCATCGTGGCGAGGCTCGAACCCCAGGTGCCCGCGCGCACCGTGGTGGCCCACCTGGGCAACGGCGCGAGCCTCGTGGCACTCGATCACGGGCGCTCCGTGGATACCTCCATGGGCTTCACGCCCACGGGAGGGATTCCCAGCGGCACCCGGACGGGCGACCTGGATCCAGGCGTGCTCCTGTTCCTGATGCGCACGGGTGGAATGGACGCGGATGCGCTGGAGCGGCTGGTGAACCGCGACGCCGGGCTCCGGGGCTTGTCGGAGGGGACCAGCGACATGCAGGCCCTCACGCGCGACGCGGCGGCGGGCAACGCGGCGGCTGCGTTGGCGGTGGACGTCTTCACGCGAAGCATCGCGAAGACGGTGGGTGCCTATGCGGCGGTGCTCGGCGGGCTGGACCTGCTCGTGTTCACGGGCGGCATCGGGGAGAACAGCGCGCGGGTCCGCGAAGGTGCATGCGCGAGGCTGGGCCACCTGGGCATCCAGTTGGACGCGCGGCGGAACGAAGCGAGCGCGGAGGTCATCACGACCGATGCGTCACCGTGTCCGGTGCGCGTGCTGCCAAGCGATGAGGAGGTTCAGCTCGCCCGCCACACGCGCCGGCTCCTCCGCGGTTGA
- a CDS encoding LptF/LptG family permease, translating to MKGTLFRYVVGAYVRYTLGILAGVVAVFLVVDFVDRAKAYGGEGWVWDVLKLYGYKALVTVQQLGPAALLLAAGTTVSALRKKGEVTALRALTFGPAALYLPVAVCALVACVGLVVFDETVAARAGRRVDEITTQRFNRWGDWRMYYTPKQWFRRGDSIFFLRGGNPQEGFENVSIFTLTPEFKLRRRVDAGRMRPVEGTRWELTDVVERTFTEDGRTSVTQQPAAEYELGVGATTFRIRPGRPEQMRLGELGEQIVARAEVGLATKAFQLAWHNRFAYPLAGLPAALLAVGLALRTNRRGHLTAAVVEGLLIAVAMWGLMVVSRTLVLTERLAPAIAAWMPTTLLTVVAAALWLRREGLLHLPRRTVTPRA from the coding sequence ATGAAGGGCACCCTCTTCCGGTACGTGGTGGGCGCGTACGTGCGCTACACGCTGGGCATCCTGGCGGGCGTGGTGGCGGTGTTCCTGGTGGTGGACTTCGTGGACCGCGCGAAGGCCTACGGGGGCGAGGGCTGGGTGTGGGACGTGCTCAAGCTCTACGGCTACAAGGCGCTGGTGACGGTGCAGCAACTGGGGCCGGCGGCGCTGCTGCTGGCGGCGGGCACCACGGTGTCCGCGCTGCGCAAGAAGGGCGAGGTCACGGCGCTGCGGGCGCTCACCTTCGGGCCGGCGGCGCTGTACCTGCCGGTGGCGGTGTGCGCGCTGGTGGCGTGCGTGGGGCTGGTGGTGTTCGACGAGACGGTGGCCGCGCGAGCGGGCCGGCGCGTGGATGAAATCACCACGCAGCGCTTCAACCGCTGGGGCGACTGGCGGATGTATTACACGCCGAAGCAGTGGTTCCGGCGCGGGGACTCCATCTTCTTCCTGCGAGGCGGCAACCCGCAGGAGGGCTTCGAGAACGTCTCCATCTTCACGCTGACGCCGGAGTTCAAGCTGCGCCGCCGCGTGGACGCGGGGCGGATGCGCCCGGTGGAGGGCACGCGCTGGGAGCTGACGGACGTGGTGGAGCGCACGTTCACGGAGGACGGGCGCACGTCCGTGACGCAGCAGCCGGCGGCGGAGTACGAGCTGGGCGTGGGAGCGACGACGTTCCGCATCCGTCCCGGCCGTCCGGAGCAGATGCGCCTGGGAGAGCTGGGCGAGCAGATCGTCGCGCGAGCGGAGGTGGGGCTCGCGACGAAGGCCTTCCAGCTCGCGTGGCACAACCGCTTCGCGTATCCGCTGGCGGGGCTGCCCGCGGCGCTGCTGGCGGTGGGCCTGGCGCTGCGGACGAACCGGCGAGGCCACCTGACGGCGGCGGTGGTGGAGGGGCTCCTCATCGCCGTGGCGATGTGGGGCCTGATGGTGGTCTCCCGCACGCTGGTGCTCACCGAGCGCCTGGCGCCCGCGATAGCGGCCTGGATGCCCACGACGCTGCTGACCGTGGTGGCGGCGGCCCTGTGGCTGCGCCGCGAAGGCCTGCTGCACCTCCCTCGCCGAACCGTGACGCCGCGGGCCTAG
- a CDS encoding LptF/LptG family permease produces MKLLARYLLKELLVPLGVWVAFMFLLLFVMQFLRGTDVLLGSAVTLVDLGRLIAYLAPHFLVMALPIAFLLAILLGLGRLGEDRELTSLQALGISPIQLLAAPLGVGLVLSAFMVLLTSTVEPWGLTGVKDLVGEVIQKNVAGDVKSGVFYEDLSDLTLYAQKVAPKGGGWTNVLLHDDRDPSSPLLVLAHKGSVGTSERGEALRIELKEGEVHRANRSSVDASVVAFEKAEINVGLGGSLSRRNRFRSPKEELTPVELLAAAKDAEERREDSRPFLMALHSRMGNAVAPVAFALLGTPLAIGRRQAGRAWGYLLTLGGYVLYYLLSRAFEQMGQKGQMPVFVAGQLANVLFMVVGAFALYRVTRSGTVR; encoded by the coding sequence GTGAAGCTGCTGGCGCGCTACCTGCTCAAGGAGCTGCTCGTCCCCCTGGGTGTGTGGGTGGCGTTCATGTTCCTGCTGCTGTTCGTGATGCAGTTCCTGCGCGGCACGGACGTGCTGCTGGGCTCGGCGGTGACGCTGGTCGACCTGGGCCGGCTCATCGCGTACCTGGCGCCGCACTTCCTGGTGATGGCGCTGCCCATCGCGTTCCTGCTGGCCATCCTGCTGGGCCTGGGGCGCCTGGGCGAGGACCGGGAGCTCACGTCGCTGCAGGCCCTGGGCATCAGCCCCATCCAGCTCTTGGCGGCGCCGCTGGGCGTGGGCCTCGTGCTGAGCGCGTTCATGGTGCTCTTGACGTCCACGGTGGAGCCGTGGGGCCTCACGGGCGTGAAGGACCTGGTGGGCGAGGTCATCCAGAAGAACGTCGCGGGCGACGTGAAGTCCGGCGTCTTCTACGAGGACCTGAGCGACCTGACGCTGTACGCGCAGAAGGTGGCGCCCAAGGGCGGCGGGTGGACGAACGTGCTGTTGCACGACGACCGCGACCCCAGCTCGCCGCTGCTGGTGCTGGCGCACAAGGGCAGCGTGGGCACGTCCGAGCGGGGCGAGGCGCTGCGCATTGAATTGAAGGAAGGCGAGGTGCACCGCGCCAACCGCTCCTCGGTGGACGCGAGCGTCGTCGCCTTCGAGAAGGCGGAGATCAACGTGGGGCTGGGCGGGTCGCTGTCGCGGCGCAACCGGTTCCGCTCGCCGAAGGAGGAGCTGACGCCGGTGGAGCTGCTGGCGGCGGCGAAGGACGCGGAGGAGCGGCGCGAGGATTCGCGGCCCTTCCTGATGGCGCTGCACAGCCGGATGGGCAACGCGGTGGCGCCGGTGGCGTTCGCGCTCCTGGGCACGCCGCTGGCGATTGGCCGCAGGCAGGCGGGCCGCGCGTGGGGCTACCTGCTGACGTTGGGCGGCTACGTCCTCTACTACCTGCTGAGCCGCGCCTTCGAGCAGATGGGACAGAAGGGCCAGATGCCGGTGTTCGTCGCGGGACAGCTGGCGAACGTGCTCTTCATGGTGGTGGGGGCGTTCGCGCTGTACCGCGTGACGCGTTCGGGGACGGTGCGATGA